The genomic window GCCAGGTTCGCCCGGGCGACGAGCTTGCGGTACGCGTCCTCGGTGAGCCAGCGTGCCAGCTGGTCGACCTCGCGTACACCGGCGAAGACCTCGAGCACGCCGACGGTGAGGTTGCGCAGGAAGGGCTCCGGCACGGGGAGCGCTGTGGAGGGCGTCCGCTGCGGCGCGAAGAACTCCGCGAGCTGCGTACTGCGGAACGCGTGGGGTGCGCGGGCGGGGCCCGCGGGCATCGTTGCCATGGGTTCCTATCTCGACAGGGGGGATGTCTTCCGCACAGTAGAACACACGGCGAACTCACAGGAAAATCGGCCCGGCTCGCCTGTGGATAACTCGCCGGGCGAATCCGTGGCCTGCCCTACTCTCACTGAGTGCGCTGGGACCGATTCTTCGACGACCTCGAGGATCAGCTCGCGTCCGAGTGGGAGGCCGAGCGCGCCGCCCTCGATACGGAGGCCGAGCGTCTGCGTCTCTCGCGCGTGCAGCTCGCGGAGCGGCTGACCCTGCTCACGGCACGGGACACGCCCGCCCCTGTCGTGGCGTCGTTCGACCTCGCGGACGGCGCGACCGTGCGCGCCGTGGTCACGGGAGTGGGCGCCGACTGGGTGGCGCTTGCGCTGGCGGAGGGTCCCGGCGGCGCGGTGATCGTGCCGTTCCCGGCGATCTCGTCGATCGGGATGCCGCATGCCGACCTCCTTCGCACCGCACGGCCGGCGCCGCCTCGATCGCCGCTCGCCGACCGGCTGACCTTCGGGTTCGTGCTGCGCGACCTCGTACGGCGCCGTGCCGGAGTTGCCGTGCACCTCGTCTCGGGGCGCCTGCTCACGGGCACGATCGATCGCGCCGGCGCCGACCACCTGGACCTGGCGCTGCACGAGGCCGGAGCGCCACGGCGGAGCGACGCCGTCGCGGGCTACCGCCTGGTGCCGTTCAGTTCGATCGCCTGGATCCGGGCCGACGAGGCGCCCTCGCTTCCCTGACCGACCATCGGATCGCCCCCGGGCGGCGTCGGCAGCCACACCGGGAGATGCGCCGCCTCAGTCCTGCTTGCGGACGAAGCCGCTGCCCCACAGTTCCGGGAAGCTGGCGGTCTGCGACTGCCGCCACAGCGCCATCCGCCGCGCCTCCTCGGCCTGCTCGTCGAGGTATTCGCTCACGCTCGCCGCCTCCACGCGCCAGCGTGCGGGAGCACCCACCCGAAGGCCGCGCAGGCGACCTTCCAGCACGAGTGCCATGACCTCGTCGACGGAGACGCCGAGCACCTCGCCCACCTGGGCGGGGGCGAGCAGACGCACGTTCGACGTCGGGTCATCGGACATGCCCCCATTATGGACCCGCCTCCTTGATGAGGCTCCGGGCCCCCGCGCCCTGTGGATAACGGCCGACGTCGTCTGGCCGAGTCGAGGACGATGGATCCATGACGGCCCACAGCGACCCTGTCCGAACCCCGCGACGCGCCTTCTGGGGCGACGCGCGCTTCTTTCTCGGCGTGCTCCTCGTGGCGGCATCCGTGATCGGCGTGTGGCTCGTGGTCTCGGCCGCACGGCAGACGGTGCCGGTGTACGCGGCCGCCCACACGATCGTGCCCGGCGAGGCGATCGGCGCCGGCGACTTCACGGTGGTCGACGTCGCGCTCGGGCCGCTGGCGGGCACCTACCTCACCGCCGACGACCTCGACGGGGCGCAGGTCGCGACGCGCACGATCGAGGCGGGCGAGCTGGTGCCGGCGGCATCCGTCGGCGATCCGTCCGACGCGCGCACCACGAGCGTCGTCGTCCGCAGCGCCGTCGACGTGCCGGCGTCCGTCGAGGCAGGCACCGTCGTCGAGCTGTGGTCCGCTCCGCTCCTCGAGCAGGGCGCCTACGACGAGCCGCGCATCCTCGTCGCGGATGCGACCGTGGTGTCGGTGACGCGCGACGAGTCGATGATGGGCGGCGGTGCTGCCGCGCTCGAACTGGTCATCCCCCGGGCGGACGTGCCGGCGACGCTCGCCGCGATGTCCGACGAGTCGGCCCTCTCGATCGTGCCGACCATGGGCGCCGGCTCATGAGGGTCGTCGTGGCGGTGGACGACGCGGGGCTGCTGGTCGACGGACTGCGCCGCGAGGGCATCGACGTGATCGCGGTGGTCGCGGCCGCGGCACCCGCCCTCGCCGCGGCGGACGGGATGCTGGGCATCGACGCCGAGACGCTGCTGCGCGCCCTCGCCGACGCCGACGCCCTGGTCGTCTCGGTGTCGCGCGCGACCATATCGCCGACCGTCGTCGCCCTCTGCGACCGTGCGGGCACGCGCGTTCTGCCGCTGGTCGAGGATGCGGCGGGGGAGCGGGTCGCCGCGGCGTGCGGGCTGGAAGCCCCGCTCAGCAGGCAGATCGAGCCGTGGCGCATCGCCGAGGCGCTCTCGGCCGCACCGGCTGCGTCGGCGCCCTCGCCCGCACCCCGCGCGCAGCCGCGCGTGATCGCCGTCTGGGGAGCGGCCGGCGCCCCCGGGCGTTCCACGGTCGCCACCGAGCTCGCCGTCGAGCTCGCACGCGGGGGCCGCCACGTGGCGCTGGTCGACGCCGACACCCACGCGCCGTCGCTCGCGCTCACGCTGGGCCTCGCCGACGAGGGGCCGGGCTTCGCCGCGGCCTGCCGGCAGGCCGAGCTCGGCGGCCTCGACGCCCGCGAGCTCACCCGCATCGCGGTGCCGCTCGGCCGCACCGGTGTCGACGTCCTCACCGGCATCAACCGACCGTCGCGCTGGCCCGAGCTGAGCGACCGGCGCGTGGCCGCGGCGCTCGCCGCCTGCCGCGAATGGGCGGACTACACGGTGGTCGACGTGGCATCGTCGCTCGAGCGCGACGAAGAGATCGTGAGCGACCTCGACGGTCCCCGGCGAAACGCCGCCACCCTCGCCGCGTTGCGCAGCGCGGATCTCGTCGTCGCGGTCGTGGCCGCCGATCCCGTCGGCATCGCCCGGTTCCTGCGCGGTCACGCAGATCTGCGCGCGACCATCGGGGCGACCCCTGTGGCCGTCGTGGCGAACCGCCTGCGGCCTGGCACCCTCGGCATCGACGCCCGCGGGCAGGTGCGGCGCACCCTCGACCGGTTCGGCGGCATCGAAGACGTCTGGTTCCTGCCGCAGGATGCCAGATCGACGGATGCCGCGATCCTCGCATCGCTGCCGATCGCCGAGGTCGCGCCGCGCGCGCCGCTCACCCTGGCGGTGCGTCGCTTCGTGGGCGAGGCGGTCGTGCCCGCGCCCGAGCCGCAGCGGGCGGCGAGCGGCGGCCGCCGCGGCGTCGGCAGGGGGCGCAGCCGTCGCGCCGCGCGGCCCGGCGCCGACGAGGTCGCTCGTGTCGGCGCGCCGGTGGGGTGAGTCCGGCGCTCTAGGCTGGATGCGTGTCGACCCTCAGCGATCTCGTCTACGCCCAGGGCCGCTCCAGCGAAGAAGACGTGGAGTGGCTGCACCGTCTCGCGGGGGATGGTCAGCTCCTCGCCGATCTGGCGTTCGCCGACATCGTGCTCTGGGTGCCGACATCCGACGACTCGTTCGTCGCCGTCGCCCACACTCGGCCGGGGGGCGCGGCCACGCTCTTCTACCGCGACATCGTCGGCGACCGGGTGCGGCCGCAGTGGCGCACGCAGG from Microbacterium sp. ProA8 includes these protein-coding regions:
- a CDS encoding Rv3235 family protein, which produces MATMPAGPARAPHAFRSTQLAEFFAPQRTPSTALPVPEPFLRNLTVGVLEVFAGVREVDQLARWLTEDAYRKLVARANLAARARSARGVAARRPVHTILSVHESSPADGIIEAVVVVRGPARTRALAVRIEGMDGRWRATSLALL
- a CDS encoding helix-turn-helix domain-containing protein; this encodes MSDDPTSNVRLLAPAQVGEVLGVSVDEVMALVLEGRLRGLRVGAPARWRVEAASVSEYLDEQAEEARRMALWRQSQTASFPELWGSGFVRKQD
- a CDS encoding SAF domain-containing protein; amino-acid sequence: MTAHSDPVRTPRRAFWGDARFFLGVLLVAASVIGVWLVVSAARQTVPVYAAAHTIVPGEAIGAGDFTVVDVALGPLAGTYLTADDLDGAQVATRTIEAGELVPAASVGDPSDARTTSVVVRSAVDVPASVEAGTVVELWSAPLLEQGAYDEPRILVADATVVSVTRDESMMGGGAAALELVIPRADVPATLAAMSDESALSIVPTMGAGS
- a CDS encoding P-loop NTPase; translation: MRVVVAVDDAGLLVDGLRREGIDVIAVVAAAAPALAAADGMLGIDAETLLRALADADALVVSVSRATISPTVVALCDRAGTRVLPLVEDAAGERVAAACGLEAPLSRQIEPWRIAEALSAAPAASAPSPAPRAQPRVIAVWGAAGAPGRSTVATELAVELARGGRHVALVDADTHAPSLALTLGLADEGPGFAAACRQAELGGLDARELTRIAVPLGRTGVDVLTGINRPSRWPELSDRRVAAALAACREWADYTVVDVASSLERDEEIVSDLDGPRRNAATLAALRSADLVVAVVAADPVGIARFLRGHADLRATIGATPVAVVANRLRPGTLGIDARGQVRRTLDRFGGIEDVWFLPQDARSTDAAILASLPIAEVAPRAPLTLAVRRFVGEAVVPAPEPQRAASGGRRGVGRGRSRRAARPGADEVARVGAPVG